A segment of the Rickettsia bellii RML369-C genome:
TTGGTAAGTTATTATCCTCATTATTGTTTGTACTAAGTGTATACCCCTTACCAACTTTGCAAGTTAATTCCATTTCAAATTGTTTATTCTTAGCTAAATTGCAAATTACATGATCAGGATTTAATATTTCTACGTCATGCCCGGCTTCAATCATACCAGCCGTTATAGCACCAGGTCCTGTTGCTTTTAATCTTATAACACGTTTTTCTGCAACGTGCATTTTGATTTCTATGCCTTTAACATTCAAAATTATCTCTGATATATCCTCTTTTACACCTGGTATAGAAGAAAATTCATGCTCTATTCCAGGAATTTTTATAGAGGTAACCGCTGCTCCTTGTAGAGAAGAAAGTAAAACTCTTCTCATAGCATTACCTAGAGTCAAACCAAATCCCCTTTCTAAAGGCTCAACTATAATCTTAGATTTATTATTAGTCTCAGGGAAGCTCTCATAAGATACTTTATCTGTTTTTATTAAAGCGTTCCAGTTTTTACTTAACGATAACATTTAATACCTATGCTTCTTATACTCTTCTTCTTTTTGGTGCTTTTACTCCATTATGAGCAATTGATGATACATCTAAAATTGATGTAACTACAAAATTTTGCCCAAATAAAGCTCTCATTGCAGATTCACGCTGAGCACCAGGTCCTCCAATTCTAATAGAAATAGTTTTCAGACCGTATTCTTTTGCCTTTTCAGCTGCTTTATCAATTGTTATCTGAGCTGCATAAGGGGTAGCTTTTTTTGCTCCCTTAAACCCATTAGCTCCGGCTGATGCAGAAGATATCGCATTACCCTGAACATCAGTAAATGTTACAATAGTATTATTAAACGATGCTCTAATATGTACCACACCTAGGGTGATAGTTTTTTTCTTTTTTTTAGCTTTAACCGTCTGATTCATTATGTTTATACTCTACTTTAACTATTATTTTACAGCTTTTTTCTTTCCGGCTATTGCAACAGCTTTACCTTTTCTAGTTCTAGCATTAGAATGAGTATTCTGACCTCTTACAGGTAGCTTACGTATATGTCTAAGCCCTTGATAACTTCTAATATCTTTTTTCTTTTTAATATTAAGCGTTACTTCTCTTCTTAAATCACCTTCAACTTTATATTCATTTTCGATAATATTACGTAAGCTTATTAGTTCTTGATCAGTAAGATCTTTAACTTTCTTATCTTCTAATATTTTTGCTTTTTTACAAATTGTTTTTGCCATAGTAGTCCCAAGACCATAAATATAAGTCAAGCTTACTACTAAACGTTTATTATCGGGAATGTTAACACTCGCAATTCTTGCCACAAATATTCTCCAAAATTTTACTGGTAACTAGAAAATAATATAAAAATCTTTACTAAAGTCAATTTATTTTTAGTACTTTCTCTATATGATCTTCTATTTGCTCTTCATTTTTATTTCCATCAATCATATAAAAATCATCATTGTTTTTATAATGCTGTATTAATGGATAAGTTTCAGTTTTAAATATATTAATTCTTTCTTTTATTACTTCTTCATTATCATCTTTTCTATATTCAAATACGCTTGATTTACAAACATCACATATTTTATCAATTCTAGGCTTTAGAAAATAATCATTATATATTTTTCCGCAACTTTTACAACTATATCTACCTAAAATTCTTTTAATTAGTAATTCATCTGAAACATTTAAATATATTACTTTTATTTTTTCTGTGACAAATGATTCAAAAAACTTAGCTTGTTCTAAATTACGCGGATATCCATCTAATATATAACCTTTTTTATAATCAGAAGATGATAAAAAATTTTTAATTATATGATTAACTATTTCATCAGGAATAAGCTTTCCTTGCTCAACATAACTATTAATTACTTCAGCATCCTTACTTGATGTTTTAATAATTGCTCTAAATATATCGCCAATTGCTATATGTGGTAAATGAATTTTTTTAGCTATTTTTTTTCCTTGAGTTCCTTTTCCAGCACCGGGAGGACCTAAAAAAATTATTATCACTTCTAACTCATTTTTAATTTTTTAATTTTACTTTTTTCATTAAACTTTCATATTTACTACTAAATAAGTAAGTTTGAATTTGAGTCAATGTATCAAGTACTACATTTACTACAATTAAAAAACTTGTACCACCTAAAGAAAGAGAAATAACATATTTATTCATTAATAACTCAGGTATTATACATATTACGCTTAAATATATACCACCTACAACCGTAAGCCTAGTAAGTATATAATCAAAATATTCAGATGTATTTTTTCCTGGTCTTTTACCAGGAATATAAGCACCGTATTTTCTTAAATTATTAGCAGTTTCTTCAGAATTAAATACTATTGCAGTATAAAAAAAGCTAAAAAACATTATCAATGCTACATACAATAATATATATATAGGCTTCCCGTGACCCAAATAATAAGTAAGCATATTCATTATTTCAGAATTACTACTTGAAAAATTAGCCAGTGTAGCCGGGAATAATAAAATTGAACTAGCGAATATCGGAGGAATTACCCCAGAAGTATTTAACTTAAGTGGCATATATGTTGAATCACCACCATAAATTTTATTTCCTACTTGCCTTTTAGGATACTGAACTAATAATTTTCTTTGTGCTTTCTCAAAGAAAATTATTATAGATATTAATATAACTACTCCCGCACAAACAGCAATTGCAACTAAAGGTGATAATGCACCTTTTCTTGATAGTTCAAACATACTAATAATAGCACTAGGCACACCGGAAATTATACCTATAAATATAATTAAAGATGTACCATTACCTATACCACGTTGTGTAATTTGTTCACCTAACCACATTAGTAGCATCGTACCTACCACTAAAGTAATTACTGTTGTAATTTTAAAGAAAAGCCCCGGTATAATTACTACAGGTCCGGTATTTGTTACAATTGACTCTAAACTTACTGCAACACCATAAGCTTGAAGTGAAGCAAGCAAGACTGTTAAATATCTAGATAATTGATTTATTTTCCTTTTACCCGCTTCTCCTTCTTTTTTTAAATTTTCTAAAGGCTTATATGCTACAGACATTAGCTGAATAATTATTGATGCTGTTATATATGGCATAATCGCTAAAGCAAAAATGGACATTCTGCCTAGTGAGCCACCTGACAGCATATTAAACATACCAAGTATCCCTGACTGATTTTTTTCAGCAATACTACCTAAAGCAATAGCATCTATACCTGCAATAGGTATAAACGAACCAAATCTGCATATTATAAGAACAAAAATAGTAAAAATAATACGATTAATTAAATCATTGCTAGATTTTTTAGAGAAATTTTGGTTCATAAATTATAATAATTTTCCGCCTGCTTTTTCAACTATTTCTTTAGCTTTAGAAGAATAAGAATCTAATTTAAACGATAAAGGATAATTGAAATCATCACTGCAAATAGATAACAATTTTACTAACTTTTTATTACTTTTATTAATTAAACCAATTTCTATTAATTTTTCCTTAGTAATAACATCATTAGCATTTAAACGCTCTTCTGCTATTGCTGCTTCAATATTATAAATATTAATAACATTATATTTTTTAGATGAGATACAATTAAAGCCCCTCTTAGGCAGCCTCTTAATCATTGGAGTTTGACCACCTTCAAAGCCTTTTATTGCAACACCTGCTCTAGATTTTTGACCTTTAACACCTCTTCCAGCAGTTTTTCCTTTTCCACTACCAATACCACGTGCTACTCTTTTCTTATTTTTTTTAGCACCTATATTATTATATAATTCATTTAATTTCATTGAAAAACTCTAATTACACATTTTCTATTTTTAATAAATGCTCTACTTTTTTGAGCATACCTTGAACTGAATCAGTATTTTTAAGAACAACAGATTTATTAATTTTATTTAAACCAAGCCCAATTAATGTTAATTTTTGATCATATTTACGACCTATACTGCTTTTAACTTGAGTAACTTTTACATCATTAATTAAATTTTTATTATTCATAGCGTATACATCTTACCTTAAAATATTATTCATTAACTTGGATATCAGAAGATTTTATAAAAATTTCATTCATTTTTTTATCTCTTCTTGCAGCAATAGATTTTGGGGACGAAAGTTTTTTTAATGCATCAAACGTTGCAGCTATCATTGTATAAACATTTGTTGAGCCTATCGACTTAGCAACAATATCATGAACACCTAAAGAATCAAAAATTGCTCTCATAGACCCCCCTGCTATAACACCTGTACCTGCTTTAGCTC
Coding sequences within it:
- the rpsK gene encoding 30S ribosomal protein S11; protein product: MNQTVKAKKKKKTITLGVVHIRASFNNTIVTFTDVQGNAISSASAGANGFKGAKKATPYAAQITIDKAAEKAKEYGLKTISIRIGGPGAQRESAMRALFGQNFVVTSILDVSSIAHNGVKAPKRRRV
- the rpsM gene encoding 30S ribosomal protein S13; the encoded protein is MARIASVNIPDNKRLVVSLTYIYGLGTTMAKTICKKAKILEDKKVKDLTDQELISLRNIIENEYKVEGDLRREVTLNIKKKKDIRSYQGLRHIRKLPVRGQNTHSNARTRKGKAVAIAGKKKAVK
- a CDS encoding adenylate kinase is translated as MIIIFLGPPGAGKGTQGKKIAKKIHLPHIAIGDIFRAIIKTSSKDAEVINSYVEQGKLIPDEIVNHIIKNFLSSSDYKKGYILDGYPRNLEQAKFFESFVTEKIKVIYLNVSDELLIKRILGRYSCKSCGKIYNDYFLKPRIDKICDVCKSSVFEYRKDDNEEVIKERINIFKTETYPLIQHYKNNDDFYMIDGNKNEEQIEDHIEKVLKIN
- the secY gene encoding preprotein translocase subunit SecY — translated: MNQNFSKKSSNDLINRIIFTIFVLIICRFGSFIPIAGIDAIALGSIAEKNQSGILGMFNMLSGGSLGRMSIFALAIMPYITASIIIQLMSVAYKPLENLKKEGEAGKRKINQLSRYLTVLLASLQAYGVAVSLESIVTNTGPVVIIPGLFFKITTVITLVVGTMLLMWLGEQITQRGIGNGTSLIIFIGIISGVPSAIISMFELSRKGALSPLVAIAVCAGVVILISIIIFFEKAQRKLLVQYPKRQVGNKIYGGDSTYMPLKLNTSGVIPPIFASSILLFPATLANFSSSNSEIMNMLTYYLGHGKPIYILLYVALIMFFSFFYTAIVFNSEETANNLRKYGAYIPGKRPGKNTSEYFDYILTRLTVVGGIYLSVICIIPELLMNKYVISLSLGGTSFLIVVNVVLDTLTQIQTYLFSSKYESLMKKVKLKN
- the rplO gene encoding 50S ribosomal protein L15, whose translation is MKLNELYNNIGAKKNKKRVARGIGSGKGKTAGRGVKGQKSRAGVAIKGFEGGQTPMIKRLPKRGFNCISSKKYNVINIYNIEAAIAEERLNANDVITKEKLIEIGLINKSNKKLVKLLSICSDDFNYPLSFKLDSYSSKAKEIVEKAGGKLL
- the rpmD gene encoding 50S ribosomal protein L30; amino-acid sequence: MNNKNLINDVKVTQVKSSIGRKYDQKLTLIGLGLNKINKSVVLKNTDSVQGMLKKVEHLLKIENV